Proteins encoded together in one Bos javanicus breed banteng chromosome 6, ARS-OSU_banteng_1.0, whole genome shotgun sequence window:
- the NDNF gene encoding protein NDNF isoform X1, giving the protein MHFARMVPLHWCMLWLLLPLSSRTQKLPTRDEELFQMQIRDKAFFHDSSVIPDGAEISSYLFRDTPKRYFFVVEEDNTPLSVTVTPCDAPLEWKLSLQELPEEASGEGSGDPEPLDQQKQQIINEEGTELFSYKGNDVEYFISSSSPSGLYQLELLSTEKDTHFKVYATTTPESDQPYPELPYDPRVDVTSLGRTTVTLAWKPSPTASVLKQPIQYCVVVSREHNFKSLCAVEAKLSADDAFMMAPKPGLDFSPFDFAHFGFASENSAKERSFLTKPSPKLGRHAHSRPKADIQKVCIGNKNIFTVSDLKPDTQYYFDVFVANSDSNMSTAYLGTFARTKEEAKQKTVELKDGKVTDVFVKRKGAKFLRFAPVPSHQKVTFFVHSCLDAVQIQVRRDGKLLLSQNVEGIRQFQLRGKPKAKYLIRLKGNKKGASMLKILATTRPSKQSFPSLPEDRRIKAFDKLRTCSSVTVAWLGTQERNKFCIYKKEVDDNYNEDQKKREQNQCLGPDTRKKSEKVLCKYFHSQNLQKAVTTETIKGLQPGKSYLLDVYVTGHGGHSVKYQSKVVKTRKVC; this is encoded by the exons GATGGTGCCTCTCCACTGGTGTATGCTGTGGCTGCTGTTACCACTCAGCTCAAGGACCCAGAAGTTGCCTACTCGAGATGAGGAACTCTTTCAGATGCAAATTCGAGACAAGGCATTTTTTCATGATTCATCAGTAATTCCAGATGGAGCTGAAATTAGCAGTTATCTCTTTAGAGACACACCTAAAAG GTATTTCTTTGTGGTTGAAGAGGACAACACTCCATTGTCTGTCACAGTGACGCCCTGCGATGCACCCTTAGAGTGGAAGCTGAGCCTCCAGGAACTGCCAGAGGAGGCAAGCGGGGAAGGCTCAG GTGATCCTGAGCCTCTAGATCAGCAGAAGCAGCAGATCATTAATGAGGAAGGCACGGAGCTATTCTCCTACAAAGGCAACGACGTGGAGTATTTCATATCTTCTAGTTCTCCGTCTGGTTTATATCAGTTGGAGCTTCTTTCAACAGAGAAAGACACGCATTTCAAAGTCTATGCCACCACAACTCCAGAGTCTGACCAGCCCTACCCTGAACTGCCTTACGACCCGCGAGTTGATGTCACGTCCCTGGGACGCACCACTGTCACCTTGGCTTGGAAGCCGAGCCCCACCGCCTCAGTGCTGAAGCAGCCCATTCAGTACTGTGTGGTCGTCAGCAGAGAGCACAACTTTAAAAGTCTCTGCGCGGTGGAAGCCAAGCTGAGTGCGGACGACGCTTTCATGATGGCCCCCAAACCCGGCCTGGACTTCAGCCCTTTCGACTTTGCCCACTTCGGGTTTGCTTCCGAGAACTCAGCTAAAGAGCGCAGCTTCCTGACGAAGCCTTCCCCCAAATTAGGGCGGCATGCTCACTCGAGGCCCAAGGCAGACATTCAGAAGGTCTGCATAGGAAACAAGAACATCTTCACCGTCTCCGATCTGAAACCCGACACGCAGTACTACTTCGACGTCTTCGTGGCTAACAGCGACAGCAACATGAGCACAGCTTACCTGGGTACCTTTGCCAGGACCAAGGAGGAAGCCAAACAGAAGACGGTGGAGCTGAAGGACGGGAAAGTCACCGATGTGTTCGTTAAAAGGAAGGGGGCAAAGTTTCTACGGTTTGCCCCTGTCCCGTCTCACCAGAAGGTCACCTTCTTCGTTCACTCTTGTCTGGACGCCGTCCAAATCCAAGTGAGAAGAGATGGGAAGCTCCTTTTGTCTCAGAATGTGGAAGGCATTCGGCAGTTTCAGCTGAGAGGAAAACCAAAAGCCAAATATCTCATCCGACTGAAGGGAAACAAGAAGGGCGCGTCTATGCTGAAAATACTGGCTACCACCCGGCCCAGTAAGCAGTCGTTTCCCTCTCTTCCTGAAGACAGGCGCATCAAAGCTTTCGACAAGCTCCGCACCTGTTCTTCGGTCACAGTGGCTTGGCTAGGCACCCAGGAAAGGAACAAGTTTTGCATCTACAAAAAGGAAGTGGATGATAATTACAATGAAGACCAGAAGAAAAGAGAGCAAAACCAATGCCTGGGCCCAGATACCAGGAAGAAATCAGAGAAGGtcctctgtaaatatttccacagTCAGAATCTGCAAAAAGCAGTGACCACAGAAACAATTAAAGGTCTTCAGCCTGGAAAATCTTACCTGCTGGATGTTTACGTCACAGGACATGGAGGGCACTCTGTGAAGTATCAGAGTAAAGTGGTGAAAACCAGAAAGGTCTGTTAG
- the NDNF gene encoding protein NDNF isoform X2: MVPLHWCMLWLLLPLSSRTQKLPTRDEELFQMQIRDKAFFHDSSVIPDGAEISSYLFRDTPKRYFFVVEEDNTPLSVTVTPCDAPLEWKLSLQELPEEASGEGSGDPEPLDQQKQQIINEEGTELFSYKGNDVEYFISSSSPSGLYQLELLSTEKDTHFKVYATTTPESDQPYPELPYDPRVDVTSLGRTTVTLAWKPSPTASVLKQPIQYCVVVSREHNFKSLCAVEAKLSADDAFMMAPKPGLDFSPFDFAHFGFASENSAKERSFLTKPSPKLGRHAHSRPKADIQKVCIGNKNIFTVSDLKPDTQYYFDVFVANSDSNMSTAYLGTFARTKEEAKQKTVELKDGKVTDVFVKRKGAKFLRFAPVPSHQKVTFFVHSCLDAVQIQVRRDGKLLLSQNVEGIRQFQLRGKPKAKYLIRLKGNKKGASMLKILATTRPSKQSFPSLPEDRRIKAFDKLRTCSSVTVAWLGTQERNKFCIYKKEVDDNYNEDQKKREQNQCLGPDTRKKSEKVLCKYFHSQNLQKAVTTETIKGLQPGKSYLLDVYVTGHGGHSVKYQSKVVKTRKVC, from the exons ATGGTGCCTCTCCACTGGTGTATGCTGTGGCTGCTGTTACCACTCAGCTCAAGGACCCAGAAGTTGCCTACTCGAGATGAGGAACTCTTTCAGATGCAAATTCGAGACAAGGCATTTTTTCATGATTCATCAGTAATTCCAGATGGAGCTGAAATTAGCAGTTATCTCTTTAGAGACACACCTAAAAG GTATTTCTTTGTGGTTGAAGAGGACAACACTCCATTGTCTGTCACAGTGACGCCCTGCGATGCACCCTTAGAGTGGAAGCTGAGCCTCCAGGAACTGCCAGAGGAGGCAAGCGGGGAAGGCTCAG GTGATCCTGAGCCTCTAGATCAGCAGAAGCAGCAGATCATTAATGAGGAAGGCACGGAGCTATTCTCCTACAAAGGCAACGACGTGGAGTATTTCATATCTTCTAGTTCTCCGTCTGGTTTATATCAGTTGGAGCTTCTTTCAACAGAGAAAGACACGCATTTCAAAGTCTATGCCACCACAACTCCAGAGTCTGACCAGCCCTACCCTGAACTGCCTTACGACCCGCGAGTTGATGTCACGTCCCTGGGACGCACCACTGTCACCTTGGCTTGGAAGCCGAGCCCCACCGCCTCAGTGCTGAAGCAGCCCATTCAGTACTGTGTGGTCGTCAGCAGAGAGCACAACTTTAAAAGTCTCTGCGCGGTGGAAGCCAAGCTGAGTGCGGACGACGCTTTCATGATGGCCCCCAAACCCGGCCTGGACTTCAGCCCTTTCGACTTTGCCCACTTCGGGTTTGCTTCCGAGAACTCAGCTAAAGAGCGCAGCTTCCTGACGAAGCCTTCCCCCAAATTAGGGCGGCATGCTCACTCGAGGCCCAAGGCAGACATTCAGAAGGTCTGCATAGGAAACAAGAACATCTTCACCGTCTCCGATCTGAAACCCGACACGCAGTACTACTTCGACGTCTTCGTGGCTAACAGCGACAGCAACATGAGCACAGCTTACCTGGGTACCTTTGCCAGGACCAAGGAGGAAGCCAAACAGAAGACGGTGGAGCTGAAGGACGGGAAAGTCACCGATGTGTTCGTTAAAAGGAAGGGGGCAAAGTTTCTACGGTTTGCCCCTGTCCCGTCTCACCAGAAGGTCACCTTCTTCGTTCACTCTTGTCTGGACGCCGTCCAAATCCAAGTGAGAAGAGATGGGAAGCTCCTTTTGTCTCAGAATGTGGAAGGCATTCGGCAGTTTCAGCTGAGAGGAAAACCAAAAGCCAAATATCTCATCCGACTGAAGGGAAACAAGAAGGGCGCGTCTATGCTGAAAATACTGGCTACCACCCGGCCCAGTAAGCAGTCGTTTCCCTCTCTTCCTGAAGACAGGCGCATCAAAGCTTTCGACAAGCTCCGCACCTGTTCTTCGGTCACAGTGGCTTGGCTAGGCACCCAGGAAAGGAACAAGTTTTGCATCTACAAAAAGGAAGTGGATGATAATTACAATGAAGACCAGAAGAAAAGAGAGCAAAACCAATGCCTGGGCCCAGATACCAGGAAGAAATCAGAGAAGGtcctctgtaaatatttccacagTCAGAATCTGCAAAAAGCAGTGACCACAGAAACAATTAAAGGTCTTCAGCCTGGAAAATCTTACCTGCTGGATGTTTACGTCACAGGACATGGAGGGCACTCTGTGAAGTATCAGAGTAAAGTGGTGAAAACCAGAAAGGTCTGTTAG